From a region of the Chitinophaga caseinilytica genome:
- a CDS encoding TerC/Alx family metal homeostasis membrane protein produces MTPQQWTYAVFGIVIVLALIFDLGLLSKKGEVMSIKKALLQTCFWVALSMGFCAFIWYEDGSRLAVEFLSAYLMEWSLSIDNIFVFILIFGFFKIKETSYARVLLIGILMAIVFRAIFITVGVALIAQFGWILYIFGAFLVYTGVKMFMVDQHEEFKPEENFAYRIMQKYLRISNQPNVDKFTIKQNGKVYFTTLTVVVVMLAFTDIVFALDSIPAVFAISKEPLVVYTSNIFAVLGLRSLFFLLRGAVDKFDYLQQGIAIVLVFIGLKMLAEIWHFKLPVWVSLVVIVLCLAGSIVYSILFDKKLPVKPTESKES; encoded by the coding sequence ATGACACCGCAACAATGGACGTATGCAGTTTTCGGGATTGTGATCGTTCTGGCCCTGATCTTCGACCTGGGGTTATTAAGTAAAAAAGGTGAAGTAATGTCCATCAAAAAGGCGCTCCTCCAAACCTGTTTCTGGGTGGCGCTGTCTATGGGCTTCTGTGCATTTATCTGGTACGAAGACGGCTCCCGCCTGGCGGTCGAATTCCTCAGCGCGTACCTCATGGAGTGGTCGCTTTCCATCGACAATATTTTCGTTTTCATTCTCATATTCGGGTTTTTCAAGATCAAGGAAACCAGTTATGCGCGGGTGCTGCTCATCGGTATCCTCATGGCCATCGTGTTCCGCGCCATTTTCATTACCGTGGGCGTGGCCCTCATTGCCCAGTTCGGCTGGATCCTGTACATTTTCGGCGCGTTCCTTGTATATACCGGCGTCAAGATGTTCATGGTAGACCAGCACGAAGAGTTCAAGCCGGAAGAGAATTTCGCGTACCGCATCATGCAGAAGTACCTGCGGATCTCCAACCAGCCGAATGTCGACAAGTTCACCATCAAGCAGAACGGCAAAGTGTATTTCACGACGCTGACCGTGGTAGTGGTGATGCTCGCGTTTACCGACATCGTTTTTGCGCTGGATTCCATTCCGGCCGTATTCGCCATTTCAAAAGAACCGCTTGTGGTATATACATCCAACATTTTCGCCGTGCTTGGCCTTCGCTCCCTCTTCTTTTTGCTGAGAGGTGCGGTAGACAAGTTCGATTACCTGCAGCAGGGCATCGCCATCGTGCTGGTATTCATCGGTCTGAAAATGCTGGCGGAAATCTGGCATTTCAAACTTCCTGTTTGGGTATCGCTCGTAGTGATCGTGCTTTGCCTGGCAGGTTCCATTGTGTATTCCATACTGTTCGACAAGAAATTACCGGTTAAACCGACCGAGTCCAAAGAGAGTTAG
- a CDS encoding bifunctional UDP-N-acetylmuramoyl-tripeptide:D-alanyl-D-alanine ligase/alanine racemase, which produces MYTAESISKILKGELLQQTGHPEIEHILLDSRKLLVAETSLFIPLVSERRNAHQYIDDLYKKGVSNFVVSEPIAQGLYPKANIILVKNTLQALHALVAWHRQQFNIPVIGITGSNGKTIVKEWLYQLLEKDNNIVRSPKSYNSQIGVPLSVWQMKPENDLAIFEAGISQPGEMVNLEKIIRPTIGIFTNIGEAHNEGFLNIRQKVNEKLVLFTRSDVLIYCKDYLALNECVNNFHNLVGKREIENALQLLTWSRKTDADLRIISVDKNDNHTRIDALYKSEPVFIRIPFVDEGSIENAIHCWALMLYLGKPQETIQERMDHLGNIAMRLEMKQGINNCSIINDSYNSDLGSLAIALEFLQQQRQHPTKTVILSDILQSGKSEGSLYEEVAGMLESKGISKLIGIGKNISREKKSFARVKSEFYASTEEFLQQVNTADFQNESILVKGARVFQFERIGKLLEQKAHQTILEINLTALAHNVKAYQSILKPGTRLMAMVKAFAYGSGSFEIANLLQFHGIDYLAVAYADEGVELRRAGITLPIMVMNPEPSSFDAILQWNLEPELYSMHLLELFEESVRYANKSNYPVHIKLDTGMHRLGFEQQDIPALALRLNAEGLFRVQSIFSHFAASEDPKKDDFTNTQFDRFQKMSHSLQQQLGYPVIRHIANSAAIHRLPQMQLDMVRLGIGMYGVDSAHDFQDKLRNVSTLKSTVAQVKRIPKGDTVGYGATWQAKAPSLIATVRIGYADGYMRALGNGNGKMLIRGKLAPVAGVIAMDMLMLDVTGIPDVAEGDEVIVFGEGLPVENVAKWAGTIPYEILTGISQRVKRVYFQE; this is translated from the coding sequence TTGTATACAGCAGAGAGTATCAGTAAGATCCTGAAGGGAGAATTGTTGCAACAGACCGGGCATCCGGAGATCGAACACATTTTGCTGGACAGCCGGAAATTGCTTGTTGCCGAAACATCCTTGTTCATTCCCCTTGTGAGCGAACGCCGCAATGCACATCAGTACATCGATGATCTGTACAAAAAAGGCGTCAGCAATTTCGTGGTCAGCGAGCCCATCGCCCAGGGCCTCTACCCGAAAGCGAACATCATTTTAGTGAAAAACACCCTGCAGGCGCTCCACGCCCTCGTGGCATGGCACCGCCAGCAGTTCAACATTCCCGTGATCGGCATCACCGGCAGCAACGGAAAAACCATCGTCAAGGAATGGCTGTACCAGCTGCTGGAAAAAGACAATAACATCGTCCGCAGCCCGAAAAGCTACAACTCGCAGATCGGCGTGCCCCTGTCTGTCTGGCAGATGAAACCCGAGAACGACCTCGCCATTTTCGAAGCCGGCATTTCACAGCCCGGCGAAATGGTGAACCTCGAAAAGATCATCCGCCCCACCATCGGTATTTTCACCAATATTGGCGAAGCCCATAACGAAGGCTTCCTCAACATCCGCCAGAAAGTGAACGAAAAGCTCGTGCTGTTCACCCGCAGCGATGTGCTGATCTATTGCAAGGATTACCTCGCGCTCAACGAATGCGTCAACAATTTCCATAACCTCGTGGGCAAACGCGAGATCGAAAACGCCCTGCAGCTCCTCACCTGGAGCCGCAAGACAGACGCCGATCTCCGGATCATTTCGGTCGACAAGAACGATAACCACACCCGCATCGATGCGCTGTACAAATCGGAGCCGGTCTTCATCCGCATTCCTTTTGTGGACGAGGGCTCCATCGAAAACGCCATCCATTGCTGGGCGCTCATGCTGTACCTGGGCAAGCCGCAGGAAACCATCCAGGAGCGGATGGACCACCTCGGCAACATCGCCATGCGGCTGGAAATGAAGCAGGGCATCAATAACTGCTCCATCATCAACGACAGCTACAACTCCGACCTCGGATCGCTCGCCATTGCCCTGGAATTCCTCCAGCAGCAGCGCCAGCATCCTACCAAAACGGTCATCCTGAGCGATATCCTGCAATCCGGGAAAAGCGAAGGCTCGCTGTACGAAGAAGTGGCCGGCATGCTGGAAAGCAAAGGCATCAGCAAGCTCATCGGCATCGGGAAGAATATCTCGCGCGAGAAGAAAAGCTTCGCGCGGGTGAAGAGCGAGTTTTACGCCAGCACCGAAGAATTCCTCCAGCAGGTGAACACCGCGGATTTCCAGAACGAGTCCATCCTCGTGAAAGGCGCCCGTGTATTCCAGTTCGAACGGATCGGCAAACTGCTGGAACAGAAAGCCCATCAAACCATCCTCGAGATCAATCTTACCGCGCTGGCGCACAACGTGAAAGCGTACCAGTCGATCCTCAAGCCCGGCACCCGGCTCATGGCCATGGTGAAAGCCTTCGCCTACGGGAGCGGCAGCTTCGAGATCGCCAACCTGCTGCAGTTCCACGGCATCGATTACCTCGCCGTGGCGTATGCCGACGAAGGCGTGGAGCTTCGCCGCGCCGGCATCACGCTGCCCATCATGGTGATGAACCCCGAGCCCAGCAGCTTCGACGCCATTTTACAGTGGAACCTGGAGCCCGAACTGTATTCCATGCATCTGCTGGAATTGTTCGAGGAATCCGTCCGCTATGCGAATAAATCCAATTACCCCGTGCACATCAAGCTGGACACGGGCATGCACCGCCTGGGCTTCGAGCAGCAAGACATCCCCGCGCTGGCGCTGCGGCTCAATGCCGAAGGGCTTTTCAGGGTACAGTCCATCTTCAGCCACTTCGCCGCCAGCGAAGACCCGAAGAAAGACGATTTCACCAACACGCAGTTCGACCGGTTCCAGAAAATGAGCCATTCGCTCCAGCAGCAGCTGGGGTACCCCGTCATCCGCCACATCGCCAACAGCGCGGCCATCCACCGCCTGCCGCAGATGCAGCTGGATATGGTAAGGCTCGGGATCGGGATGTACGGGGTAGACAGCGCCCATGATTTCCAGGACAAACTGCGAAACGTCAGCACCCTGAAATCCACCGTGGCGCAGGTGAAGCGCATTCCCAAAGGTGACACCGTCGGTTACGGCGCCACCTGGCAGGCCAAAGCGCCCTCGCTCATCGCTACCGTGCGCATCGGGTACGCAGACGGATATATGCGCGCCCTGGGCAACGGGAACGGGAAAATGCTCATCCGCGGGAAACTGGCACCTGTGGCCGGCGTCATCGCGATGGACATGCTCATGCTCGACGTAACCGGCATCCCCGACGTAGCGGAGGGCGACGAAGTGATCGTGTTCGGAGAAGGCCTGCCCGTGGAAAACGTGGCGAAATGGGCCGGCACCATACCTTACGAGATCCTGACCGGAATTTCCCAACGCGTGAAACGGGTTTATTTCCAGGAATAG